The Litchfieldia alkalitelluris genome has a window encoding:
- a CDS encoding PolC-type DNA polymerase III, translating to MNKDQKDRLLILLQQLEMTDDSTVIHFAEGGIEKLIINREQKSWHFTFRLPKILPSNVFQRFQAQLLSKFSHIASVSFSVSTIDNQCSEELLQDYWQLCIQEMQGISPLLISLLNNQKPSLQGIKLGITTRNDTEATAVKRKYAQTITDIYQQFGFPSFQLETKVQSDEKEYEKFLAQKQQEDQEKGQKAAVEMMISESQKEHSEVPSGPLTIGYTIKDEEEFREIRSINDEEKRVAIQGYIFDVETRELRSGRTLLTFKITDYTDSLLIKMFSRDKEDVNLLQAVKKGMWARVRGGIQNDTFVRDLVMIANDINEIKPKERTDSAPEGEKRVELHLHTPMSQMDAVTSVSRLVEQAKKWGHSAIAVTDHGVAQSFPEAFSAGKKHGVKILYGVEANLVDDGVPIAYNEQKRLLAEDTYIVFDVETTGLSAVYDTIIELAAVKMKNGEIIDRFEAFANPHHPLSATTIELTGITDDMVRNAPEIGEVLKNFYDWAKDDILVAHNASFDMGFLNVGYKKIGLDKAKNPVIDTLELARFLYPELKNHRLNTLCKRFDILLTQHHRAIYDAEATGYLLAKLLKDALEQNIEYHNQLNDNMGVGKAYQRSRPSHIILLAKNDVGLKNLFKLISISHMNYFFRVPRIPRSVLQKHREGIFVGSGCDKGEVFEGMMQKSPEEVEEIASFYDYLEVQPPANYKHLIELELIRNDTDLREIISNIVKLGEKLDMPVVATGNVHYLEPNDHIYRKILVSSQGGANPLNRHTLPEVHFRSTDEMLNSFSFLDKEIAKKIVVTNTQHIANEIEEIKPIKDDLYTPKIEGADDEVREMSYQMARKIYGENLPELVEARLEKELKSIIGHGFAVIYLISHKLVKKSLDDGYLVGSRGSVGSSFVATMTEITEVNPLAPHYVCPECKHSEFFNDGSVGSGFDLPDKDCVHCGATYKKDGHDIPFETFLGFKGDKVPDIDLNFSGEYQPVAHNYTKVLFGEDYVYRAGTIGTVAEKTAYGYVKGYANDHNLHLRGAEVDRLVSGCTGVKRTTGQHPGGIIVVPDYMDIYDFSPIQFPADDTSSEWKTTHFDFHSIHDNLLKLDILGHDDPTVIRMLQDLSGIDPKTIPTDDPEVMKIFSGTDSLGVTPEQIMCKTGTLGIPEFGTRFVRQMLEDTKPTTFSELVQISGLSHGTDVWLGNAQELIHNKTCTLSEVIGCRDDIMVYLIYKGLDPSLAFKIMESVRKGKGLSEEFIEAMKKNDVPAWYIDSCLKIKYMFPKAHAAAYVLMAVRIAYFKVHLPLLYYAAYFTVRADDFDVDAMNRGSSTIKARIEDINAKGLDASPKEKNLLTVLELSLEMCERGFSFQKVDLYRSDSTQFIIDGNSLIPPFNAIPGLGTNAAINIVKAREHGEFLSKEDLQQRGKVSKTIIEFLDNHGCLEALPDKNQLSLF from the coding sequence CTGAATAAAGATCAAAAAGACCGATTACTCATCCTGCTGCAACAGCTTGAAATGACTGATGATTCAACGGTTATTCATTTTGCAGAAGGTGGGATTGAAAAGCTCATTATTAATAGAGAGCAGAAGTCATGGCATTTTACGTTCAGACTCCCAAAGATTTTACCATCCAATGTTTTTCAACGTTTCCAAGCACAACTTCTAAGTAAGTTTTCACATATCGCATCAGTTTCTTTTTCAGTTTCTACAATAGATAACCAATGTAGTGAGGAATTACTTCAAGATTACTGGCAGCTTTGTATCCAGGAAATGCAAGGAATCTCTCCGTTGTTAATCTCGCTATTAAATAACCAAAAACCTAGTTTGCAAGGTATAAAGCTCGGTATTACAACAAGAAATGATACAGAGGCAACTGCTGTGAAGAGAAAATATGCTCAAACAATTACTGATATTTATCAGCAATTTGGTTTTCCTTCCTTTCAACTAGAAACAAAGGTTCAGAGTGATGAGAAGGAATATGAGAAGTTCCTTGCTCAGAAACAGCAGGAAGACCAAGAAAAAGGGCAAAAAGCTGCAGTTGAAATGATGATAAGTGAATCACAAAAGGAACACTCTGAAGTTCCTTCTGGTCCACTAACAATTGGCTATACAATTAAGGATGAAGAAGAATTCAGAGAGATTCGATCAATAAATGATGAAGAAAAACGAGTTGCGATACAAGGGTATATCTTTGATGTTGAAACAAGAGAGCTCAGAAGTGGTAGAACACTATTAACTTTTAAAATAACAGATTATACAGATTCTCTACTAATAAAAATGTTTTCTAGAGATAAAGAAGACGTTAACTTGCTACAGGCTGTGAAAAAAGGAATGTGGGCAAGAGTTCGCGGTGGAATTCAAAACGATACATTTGTTAGAGACTTAGTTATGATTGCTAATGATATAAACGAGATAAAGCCTAAAGAACGAACTGATTCTGCTCCGGAAGGTGAAAAGAGAGTAGAGTTACACCTTCATACACCAATGAGTCAAATGGATGCAGTTACTTCAGTAAGTAGATTAGTAGAACAAGCAAAAAAATGGGGACATTCAGCCATTGCTGTCACAGATCATGGAGTAGCACAATCCTTTCCTGAAGCATTTTCTGCAGGAAAAAAGCACGGTGTGAAAATCTTATATGGGGTAGAAGCGAATTTAGTAGATGATGGTGTTCCAATTGCCTATAATGAGCAAAAGCGCCTTTTGGCTGAAGACACATATATAGTTTTTGACGTAGAAACAACAGGGCTTTCCGCAGTATATGATACGATAATTGAGCTTGCAGCAGTAAAGATGAAAAACGGAGAAATTATCGACCGTTTTGAGGCATTTGCTAATCCTCACCATCCTCTATCAGCAACCACTATCGAATTAACAGGTATAACAGACGATATGGTTAGAAATGCGCCGGAAATAGGTGAGGTTTTAAAAAACTTCTATGATTGGGCTAAGGATGATATTCTTGTTGCACACAATGCTAGCTTTGATATGGGGTTTTTAAATGTCGGTTACAAAAAAATCGGATTAGATAAAGCAAAGAATCCAGTGATTGATACCTTGGAGCTGGCTAGATTTCTCTATCCTGAGTTAAAGAACCATCGCTTAAATACTCTTTGTAAAAGGTTTGACATTTTATTAACACAGCATCACCGGGCTATTTATGATGCCGAAGCAACAGGGTATTTACTTGCGAAACTGTTAAAAGATGCACTAGAGCAAAATATCGAATACCATAATCAATTAAATGACAATATGGGAGTAGGAAAGGCATATCAACGTTCTCGCCCATCTCATATTATTTTACTTGCTAAAAATGACGTGGGGTTAAAGAATTTATTTAAATTAATATCAATTTCTCATATGAATTATTTTTTCAGAGTGCCTCGAATTCCAAGATCAGTTCTTCAAAAGCATCGTGAGGGAATATTCGTTGGCTCCGGGTGTGACAAAGGTGAAGTCTTTGAAGGGATGATGCAAAAATCGCCTGAAGAAGTAGAAGAAATCGCCTCTTTTTATGATTACCTTGAAGTGCAACCACCGGCAAACTATAAGCACCTCATTGAGCTTGAGTTGATAAGGAATGATACTGACCTACGGGAAATTATAAGCAATATCGTTAAATTAGGAGAAAAATTGGACATGCCTGTTGTCGCAACAGGAAATGTACATTACCTAGAACCTAATGATCACATCTACAGAAAAATACTTGTAAGTTCCCAAGGTGGAGCGAATCCATTAAATCGTCACACACTACCTGAAGTTCATTTTAGGTCAACTGATGAAATGCTAAACAGTTTTTCCTTCCTAGATAAAGAAATTGCTAAAAAAATAGTGGTTACAAATACTCAACACATTGCAAATGAAATTGAAGAAATAAAACCGATTAAAGATGATTTATATACACCTAAAATTGAAGGTGCAGATGATGAAGTTCGAGAAATGAGTTATCAGATGGCACGTAAAATTTATGGTGAAAACTTACCTGAGCTTGTTGAAGCAAGATTAGAAAAAGAATTAAAAAGTATTATTGGCCATGGATTTGCGGTTATATATTTAATTTCTCATAAACTAGTAAAAAAATCGTTAGATGATGGCTATCTTGTTGGTTCACGTGGATCGGTTGGGTCCTCATTTGTTGCGACAATGACAGAAATTACAGAGGTAAACCCATTAGCGCCACATTATGTTTGTCCTGAATGTAAACACTCAGAGTTTTTTAACGATGGTTCGGTTGGATCGGGATTTGATTTACCAGATAAAGATTGTGTTCATTGTGGAGCTACTTATAAAAAAGATGGACACGATATTCCGTTTGAGACATTCCTAGGCTTTAAGGGAGATAAAGTACCAGATATTGACTTAAATTTCTCCGGCGAATATCAACCAGTTGCACACAACTATACAAAGGTTCTGTTTGGTGAAGATTATGTATACAGAGCAGGAACAATTGGTACAGTCGCAGAAAAGACAGCTTATGGATATGTAAAAGGGTATGCCAACGACCATAATTTACATCTGCGAGGCGCTGAAGTAGATCGTTTGGTTTCCGGATGTACTGGTGTTAAAAGAACAACAGGTCAACATCCAGGAGGAATTATTGTTGTACCTGATTATATGGATATATACGACTTTTCTCCTATACAGTTTCCAGCAGATGACACTAGTTCTGAGTGGAAGACAACACACTTTGACTTCCATTCTATTCATGATAATTTATTAAAACTAGATATTCTTGGACATGATGACCCTACTGTTATCAGAATGCTTCAAGACCTTAGTGGGATTGACCCAAAAACAATTCCTACAGATGACCCTGAAGTAATGAAAATCTTTAGTGGAACTGATTCTCTAGGCGTCACACCTGAGCAAATCATGTGTAAAACTGGGACCCTTGGTATCCCTGAATTTGGAACAAGGTTTGTAAGACAAATGCTTGAGGATACCAAACCAACAACCTTTTCCGAATTAGTTCAGATATCTGGTTTATCCCATGGTACTGATGTTTGGCTTGGTAATGCACAAGAATTGATCCACAATAAAACATGTACATTAAGTGAAGTTATTGGTTGTCGTGATGATATCATGGTATACCTGATCTACAAAGGACTTGATCCGTCACTTGCGTTCAAAATCATGGAATCAGTTCGTAAGGGTAAAGGGTTATCAGAAGAATTTATTGAAGCGATGAAGAAAAATGATGTACCTGCTTGGTATATTGATTCTTGCTTAAAAATTAAGTATATGTTCCCGAAGGCCCACGCCGCGGCTTATGTACTAATGGCTGTAAGGATCGCGTATTTTAAGGTCCATCTTCCACTCTTGTATTATGCTGCTTATTTCACAGTAAGAGCAGACGATTTTGACGTAGATGCCATGAATCGTGGTTCAAGTACCATTAAGGCAAGAATTGAAGACATTAATGCAAAAGGATTAGATGCTTCTCCAAAAGAGAAAAATTTATTGACTGTTTTAGAACTCTCCTTAGAAATGTGTGAAAGGGGATTCTCGTTTCAAAAGGTTGACTTATACCGCTCAGATTCAACACAGTTTATAATAGATGGAAACAGTTTAATCCCTCCTTTTAATGCTATACCGGGTCTAGGAACGAATGCTGCGATTAATATTGTAAAGGCACGGGAGCATGGTGAGTTTTTATCCAAAGAGGATCTTCAGCAACGTGGAAAAGTATCTAAGACGATTATTGAATTCTTAGATAACCACGGTTGTTTAGAAGCCTTACCAGATAAAAATCAGCTTTCATTGTTCTAA